In a genomic window of Penaeus vannamei isolate JL-2024 chromosome 10, ASM4276789v1, whole genome shotgun sequence:
- the LOC113824468 gene encoding autism susceptibility gene 2 protein, giving the protein LCLDVFAARRCRFLLNIFFSFFLQGSGAESDFFHTPTKGSVESRLGESTTSIRPSLDIADPPKPLVKTERPHHSPYSNGPEVLGHYPVNYQPPSVGGVNTALPPTATTAGDHKPIYLPSQHTHPPHTPATHTPTPHTPAPHPPPQHASTAHTHTPHTPTAHSHTPHTPAPHTPTPHTPHTPTPHTPHTPTPHTPHTPHTPHTPHTPHTPAPHTPSPQVSTPHTLPQHPPPPHTLTPHTPTSHTHTPHTPTTHAPSPHTPTPHTTVPHTPVPHTAASSIPTTHSLASHTPSHTPTPLPPHTVNTSHTTVAATTPTITPTTTPTPHLPHPSTPAHHPPQAAPTTPASAQVPRQPSVHVPHSSPHYLSHPVASSTTTTTTTTTTTTTSATTTTSTSVSHNHLVGSAGRVSNGPVAGGGGGGQGVGPGVGKYSVSALVSPTPQHNHTLYNNVNIKSSPVASPRSHVRSPHPSPIGATPTAVKPPTPGAPSGPVPAPPPGSGPGPLGTLPYGVKTEPGETPRPNPVKTYSNTPHSVPTTASVKVEPGYPRSTPPSATKVTTPHLQPVIPPSARHSPRAHEPHISPFSSANSVVSSAQTIPSLPRPWPSPVSSLPSTSTARLSLNRPPLPLPSFPLAPPPVSAPLPPTGMFAPPLPPSQQLTSSPLIPPSHITSDPLGQADLLRRELDSRFLAQQERSLGLGPGLGSLTAPPAFLRTEMHHHQHQHTHVHQHLLQHMGPPPPLPPPGTSGLFSHSATPSLFKEVNKVGLESSLYQPGGSLGSSYPPGLTPIVHPPTSTFAPPSHLSSVPPKIGEPSQRKPVKTGRWNAMHVRIAWEIYYHQQKQTPEKPGAKLGGPDLLRPPPGPGVGTTAGAPIFPTLPRPPDLGPSILAGPGPSHRFDSPLLGHHLTPSVPGLGGMRYPGGAPPGPSAPPPSGFHHVGVTPTSIPGPPPGSMFSRESLPPGLTVPQPTPHDAWRIRAPTPYGPTPGPWPVKPDAAMYERERREEERQNREREERERREREERERREREERERREREERERREREERERERERERRAEHEKDRAVRSLETSHDRSVPRRDGSRSPLRPDPKDRPSSHPSAPGSSHPSLGAMPSSSMKADGRPDSRPGSRPGSRTLDPRVKLESKDEVMIVGGKEAPPRQIPHGVPPPSVLPPPVSVGLLPPHSIAMSMATTSANSALDRARLLGTSGYGSGGPHLGPWADPFRDPYRSAQEISVARVHDLGLLRDPLRERMNFAAAAREEQMLHSNPLSSLILSERYREQQQQQQQAAVARDLFERSHLAAGVPPGSMYPPTSALLPPHPSVSHMAPSLLKGGSPLGPGPPGGPHGLHPPGLGSLHGPGHPGAPPGHPQPPPLAPGLPPPLIPSMRGSSPAHPRPPDKKDDPR; this is encoded by the exons TTGTGTCTCGACGTGTTTGCCGCAAGAAGGTGTCGTTTCCTCCTtaacattttcttctccttcttcttgcagGGGTCTGGCGCAGAGTCCGACTTCTTCCACACGCCCACCAAAG GTTCCGTGGAGAGCCGCCTTGGAGAGAGCACAACCTCAATACGGCCGAGCCTAGACATTGCAGATCCCCCCAAACCTCTTGTAAAGACAGAGCGGCCTCATCACTCGCCATATAG cAATGGACCTGAAGTGCTAGGTCACTACCCGGTGAACTATCAGCCGCCAAGTGTTGGTGGTGTCAATACAGCCCTGCCTCCTACTGCAACCACAGCTGGGGACCACAAACCTATCTACCTACCCTCACAGCACACTCATCCACCTCATACGCCTgccacacacactcccacgccTCATACGCCTgcacctcacccacccccacaacaCGCATccacagcccacacacacaccccacatacaCCTACAGCTCACTCACACACGCCTCATACACCTGCACCTCACACACCTACACCACATACACCTCACACACccacgccacacacaccacacactcccacaccacACACGCCACATACACCGCACACACCCCATACGCCTCACACTCCCCACACACCTGCGCCACACACGCCTAGTCCACAGGTATCCACACCGCACACACTTCCTCAacacccacctccaccacacaccctcacacctcaTACGCCAACATCACATACTCACACTCCTCACACACCCACTACCCACGCCCCCTCACCACACACTCCTACGCCACACACCACAGTACCACATACACCAGTACCACACACAGCTGCTTCTAGCATACCCACGACACACTCACTTGCATCACACACGCCTTCTCACACCCCTACGCCACTACCACCTCATACCGTCAACACCTCCCACACAACTGTTGCTGCCACTACTCCAACTAttaccccaaccaccacccccacgCCTCAcctcccacacccatccacaccagCGCATCATCCACCTCAGGCGGCACCCACCACACCAGCCTCTGCGCAGGTTCCAAGACAGCCTTCAGTTCATGTACCGCATTCATCACCACACTACCTCTCTCATCCCGTAGCCTCATctactaccacaaccaccactactacaaccacaactactacaTCTGCTACTACCACAACATCAACCAGTGTATCTCATAATCACTTAGTAGGCAGCGCTGGTCGTGTTAGCAATGGACCAGtggcagggggaggtgggggaggccaGGGGGTGGGCCCAGGGGTAGGCAAATATAGTGTGAGTGCCTTGGTGTCTCCAACTCCTCAGCACAACCATACTCTCTACAATAACGTTAACATAAAATCAAGCCCAGTAGCGTCACCACGTAGTCACGTTCGATCTCCACATCCATCCCCCATTGGTGCTACTCCTACAGCAGTAAAACCTCCAACCCCTGGTGCACCCAGTGGTCCAGTGCCTGCACCTCCGCCAGGCTCAGGCCCGGGCCCATTAGGCACTCTACCCTATGGAGTGAAGACTGAACCAGGTGAAACACCCCGACCAAACCCAGTAAAGACCTATTCCAACACTCCTCACTCAGTGCCAACCACAGCGTCTGTCAAGGTTGAGCCAGGTTATCCCCGTTCTACACCACCCAGTGCCACAAAGGTAACCACACCACATCTTCAGCCGGTCATCCCCCCATCTGCAAGACATTCACCAAGAGCACATGAACCACACATCTCGCCTTTCAG TTCAGCAAACAGCGTAGTGAGTAGTGCTCAGACGATTCCTTCACTACCACGGCCCTGGCCAAG CCCGGTTTCAAGCTTGCCATCTACCAGTACTGCCAGATTGTCTCTGAATCGGCCTCCGCTGCCCCTGCCATCATTCCCCTTGGCACCACCTCCAGTCTCAGCTCCCCTGCCGCCCACGGGCATGTTCGCACCGCCGCTTCCTCCATCGCAGCAGCTTACCTCCTCTccacttatccctccctctcacatcaCCTCAGACCCTCTGG GCCAAGCAGATCTTCTGCGTAGGGAGTTAGATTCCAGGTTTTTGGCTCAGCAAGAAAGAAGCTTAGGCTTGGGGCCTGGGTTAGGAAGCCTAACTGCTCCTCCAGCCTTCTTGCGCACTGAAatgcaccatcaccaacaccaacatacgCATGTTCATCAACATCTGCTGCAGCATATGGGGCCaccgcctccacttcctcctccgggTACATCAGGGCTCTTCTCTCATTCAGCAACACCTTCCTTG TTTAAGGAGGTTAACAAAGTTGGACTGGAAAGTAGTCTCTACCAGCCTGGTGGCAGCCTAGGAAGTAGCTATCCTCCAGGGTTGACCCCAATCGTTCATCCCCCTACCTCAACCTTTGCGCCTCCTTCTCATCTGTCATCTGTTCCTCCCAAG ATAGGAGAACCAAGCCAACGGAAACCAGTG AAGACGGGTCGCTGGAATGCAATGCACGTGCGCATTGCCTGGGAGATATACTACCATCAGCAGAAGCAGACTCCAGAGAAACCTGGTGCTAAGCTCGGAGGCCCTGACCTGTTGCGTCCTCCACCAGGCCCTGGTGTGGGCACTACGGCTGGGGCGCCCATTTTCCCAACTTTACCAAGACCCCCAGATTTGGGGCCGTCTATATTAGCTGGACCAGGTCCGTCTCACCGGTTTGACTCCCCTCTCCTCGGCCATCACCTTACGCCCTCTGTGCCTGGACTTGGAGGAATGAGATATCCTGGAGGGGCGCCGCCAGGCCCATCCGCACCGCCGCCCTCAGGATTCCACCATGTAGGAGTAACGCCCACATCCATACCAGGACCTCCCCCTGGGTCAATGTTTTCCAGGGAGTCCCTACCGCCAGGGTTAACTGTGCCACAGCCAACTCCTCATGATGCCTGGAG GATAAGGGCACCGACACCATACGGGCCAACGCCTGGTCCTTGGCCTGTGAAGCCTGATGCTGCCATGTACGAGCGGgagcggagagaagaggagagacaaaatcgggagagagaagagcgagaaagaagagagcgggaagaacgagagagaagagaacgggaagagcgtgaaagaagagaaagagaagagcgagaaagacgtGAGAGGGAAGAGCGTgagcgggagcgagagcgagagagacgggctGAGCACGAAAAAGATCGGGCAGTTCGTTCCTTGGAAACTAGTCATGATCGGAGTGTCCCGCGCCGCGACGGCTCACGGTCGCCACTCCGCCCCGATCCCAAGGACCGGCCGTCGTCGCACCCTTCGGCGCCGGGCTCCAGCCACCCCTCCTTGGGCGCCATGCCCTCCTCCAGCATGAAGGCCGACGGCCGGCCCGACTCGCGCCCGGGCTCGAGGCCGGGCTCCAGAACGTTAGACCCTCGTGTGAAGTTAGAATCAAAGGATGAGGTGATGATAGTTGGCGGGAAGGAGGCGCCTCCCCGCCAGATACCACATGGAGTGCCGCCGCCCTCAGTGCTACCGCCCCCCGTATCTGTGGGCTTGTTGCCTCCGCACTCCATTGCCATGAGCATGGCCACGACCTCGGCCAATTCTGCCCTGGATCGTGCGCGACTCCTGGGCACCTCAGGGTATGGGAGTGGAGGGCCGCATCTGGGTCCCTGGGCAGACCCATTCCGAGATCCGTATCGCTCGGCCCAAGAAATCTCTGTGGCCAGAGTGCACGACTTGGGATTATTAAGGGACCcgctgagagagagaatgaacttcGCTGCTGCTGCCCGAGAGGAGCAGATGTTGCACTCCAACCCCTTGTCATCATTAATTCTGAGTGAGCGGTACAgagagcaacagcagcagcagcagcaggcagcAGTGGCGCGAGACTTGTTTGAGCGCAGCCATCTAGCGGCCGGCGTCCCCCCAGGGAGCATGTATCCGCCGACGTCAGCGCTACTTCCTCCACATCCCTCAGTTTCTCACATGGCGCCGTCACTACTAAAAGGCGGCTCACCTCTGGGTCCTGGCCCACCCGGGGGACCCCACGGCCTACATCCACCTGGGTTAGGATCTCTCCACGGGCCCGGACACCCAGGAGCTCCCCCAGGCCACCCGCAGCCTCCCCCACTAGCACCTGGTTTACCTCCACCTCTCATCCCTTCCATGCGTGGCTCGTCTCCGGCGCACCCACGGCCCCCGGATAAGAAAGATGACCCACGCTGA